The Salegentibacter mishustinae genome includes a window with the following:
- a CDS encoding alpha/beta hydrolase family protein, whose amino-acid sequence MEITKRTNLQIDGKHNKPILIDLIFKDDKKPKPIIIFCHGYKGFKDWGAWDKMGEFYAEKGYFFVKFNFSHNGTSPENPTEFLNIEAFGDNNYIKELDDLQTVIDWVLTPDFDQAQQIDAKSINLIGHSRGGGIAIIKAAEEERIDKLITLAAVSDFASRFPKEKELEAWEKKGVRYIKNTRTGQQLPHHYQFYKNFRENRERLNIQKSTKKLDIPHFIAHGSNDTTVSIADAGNLFEWSAISKLLLVENADHVFGISHPWNKDELTKEFQHVLNRTSEFLAASVQDLKDEYIDNDEAES is encoded by the coding sequence ATGGAAATTACTAAAAGAACCAATCTCCAGATTGATGGAAAGCATAATAAGCCAATTTTAATTGATTTAATATTTAAGGACGATAAAAAGCCAAAACCAATCATAATCTTTTGCCACGGCTATAAAGGTTTTAAAGACTGGGGCGCCTGGGATAAAATGGGTGAATTTTATGCAGAAAAAGGTTATTTCTTTGTGAAATTTAATTTTTCTCACAACGGGACCTCTCCAGAAAATCCAACAGAATTTTTAAATATTGAAGCCTTTGGCGACAATAACTATATAAAAGAGCTAGACGATCTACAAACAGTGATAGACTGGGTGCTAACACCAGATTTTGACCAGGCTCAACAAATAGATGCGAAAAGTATAAACCTAATTGGACATTCCCGTGGTGGTGGTATTGCAATTATAAAAGCGGCTGAAGAAGAAAGGATCGATAAACTTATCACCCTTGCCGCGGTTAGTGACTTTGCTTCGCGTTTTCCAAAAGAAAAAGAACTGGAAGCCTGGGAGAAAAAAGGTGTACGATACATAAAAAATACGCGTACCGGTCAGCAATTACCTCATCATTACCAGTTCTATAAAAATTTTAGAGAAAACAGGGAGCGTTTAAATATTCAAAAATCAACCAAAAAACTAGACATCCCTCATTTTATTGCTCACGGAAGTAACGACACTACGGTTTCTATTGCTGATGCCGGGAATTTATTTGAATGGAGTGCGATCTCGAAATTACTTTTAGTTGAAAATGCAGATCACGTTTTTGGTATTTCGCACCCCTGGAATAAAGATGAATTAACTAAAGAATTTCAGCACGTTTTAAATAGAACCTCAGAGTTTCTTGCAGCCAGCGTTCAGGATCTAAAAGACGAATATATAGATAACGACGAAGCTGAATCTTAA